A segment of the Trifolium pratense cultivar HEN17-A07 linkage group LG7, ARS_RC_1.1, whole genome shotgun sequence genome:
GTGTTAGAGGGTGTGTTCCTAACACTCCTCTGATGCTCTAACAACCTTCCTACTATTCGAATCTAATAGAATAGGAAGATTATAGGATAGCATTATTCTCTTATTACAAGTAAGCATAATTCTCATAGTGACTAAGCCTTGTACTCTTGACCGGGTCATCCAGCCCACTAATCTCTTCTAGCTCCTCAATTGGGCCTGTATATGGGCTTGATCACATAACATAAACCAaatatgttttctctttaggccctcATGGTTCTTTCCTCCCCtgaaatttacttttttgcattgaaaaaaaaaaatcagtttctgttaaccgaatttttcttaaatttgaattagaaaaaaatcaagggcaaaattggaatatttgggatataaaagatacatgagAGCCCTAGAGAAAAAACatctaaacaaaaacaaacttaCGAAAGATATTGATTTATGTTTAACCAAGATGTAAAAGTTTTGAAAGTGGGAATTTAAActtgggtcttgttaacatgtgcccttaaggcacacgttaagatataccaaaatagaaattcaacatttaatgatataagaaatttaatacttcaaaagtcaaaatgcacaaattagcatttaataatttctatttttgtttccttaacatgtgccttaagggcacaagttaacattctcctttaaaCTTTGTGAAAGGTATGTGTTGCCTAATTTAAATCTTTATTACACATAACCAATATCATATCAAGTGCCATGCACCATGAAAAGAAGATCCACTTAAGAGGTGCACCCATGTgcttttcatattttttcatcCTTTCCCCTAATTTTGTCTTTGGTAAGTGTTGAACTTAATTGAATCCTCGGTGGCCTCATCACCTAACTTTACTAGTAAGGGCATTGGTACAATCGACCACTAGTATctagtagtattattattatttaatctaCTTGATAGATAAATATGCTTATCTCATTCAAAATGGATCGAAAAGAAAGTCTCCACATAAATCATAGGTTATCCATTGTGGTTATATTGGAATTCATCTTAATTCTGTTTTCTTGATAGGAAACATTCAAATGCTACAtaacttttagtaaaaatataattagtgTATGTTACCGAGTGATTTATAGTACTTAAAATTAGTGTACTTAAAAGTATAACTTGTCTTATAATTAGTGTATGTTTCTCTTTGTCTTtacacttaaaacaattatttgaTTGACATCGGTTAATACGAATTACATCTTTGTGTTTTAATCTACTCGATATAAATTAAGTCATTATCAATCGTAAAAATGAGAATGACTATTAACTTatactttcaaaaaataatgtatatcatcgataaaaatttaaatattttttaattattagttCACGATTAACCACTTGCAGAAGTAATTAATTCCtctaaatattattaaattgtatTAGATATTCCGTAAAAGTTGaaatattgaattaaaaacaacCACATAAGTGAATTTGTAAATCATATATTCACCCAAAATaaagatattattattatgcataTAAACCCggtcacatatatataaaattcaatatctaatttttattttatttttataataaaattgagGATCGAACTCAAAATCTCATACATACTACCAAAACCACCGAAAACATCTACAGTACATTTTTTCATCTAACTTTCTAATTTAACAATATAATGCAATTAATAAGTTGAGTAACATCCGAATGGAATTCTACCTAGATCGTACCTTCTTTTGTCCTGTTACTAGTAACCTATATTgcccgggtgcgggtacggtaccggtagcGGTACGGGGTAcgttatttttagaaaaactaaggtacgggtatgtccctataattttttttaaaatataattatatatatcaaataatagagttatattgttaaaacaaataattaaacataaaaaatatcacaccacactttaaatgtaatttaaattgttcgaaacatcaaaatatgaaattaaaaaccaattagcCCATCTTGAGAGAAGACGAaaattggtatgaataaaaactagatcttcatctctctttgaattgagtctattccttttcaatgaatgagtgaataattccggcggttattttgttattgttttttagcaatagttgctacttttatattataaacaaataaaaaacgtaaattttcctataaaaaaaaactaataataaaagaaaaagagaaaaaaaatcgtgtttttttggattggtgtaccacgcgCATACCACAGGTGTACCACGTGTACCCATTGCGAAAAAAAAAGGTACGACGTCGGTGCGTACCCGGAAAGTACCATACGCGTATCGGTACGTACCCgagtacccatgcaacatagATAGTGACAGTTACAGGGTAGTTAGTTGAGCCACATCAATGCTCTATAACAAGTGCTCTATAACAAGATTGATGGGATTCGatgattttctttgttttgattggaatttcccatgattgtgtaagtaaatattataataactaaatattatttatcaaaattgagaagaaataaaattttatatttttttgaattttttatcactcaaaatagttattattgaattttttaatgaaaacatGTAAAAAAGTTAGTATAATGCTTATAGAACAATGAACTTGTGTTTCTTCTTATAGAATTATCATCTCTAAAATACAATGATCGacaaatagttttttaatttataaaataattgttaatttattaattaatcgatctaatgtaccggtacattgaaATTTTTCATATGTACCGTAGAAACTCCCTACTTTATTTCGTTCGAGGTCTTAGTCAAACGCTACATTTTTATGTCTCTGCAATTCCGCATATGTCGGTCATGCATAATTAACTAAAGAAATCCAACAAGTCAAAAAATGTGTGTGCGGAATGACAAAGAAATTGAGGATTTGATCTTCCACTTAACATAGAAGTGTTAGTAACACTACCTTTTAATCGCTTAAATTTTAATTGAGTTAATTTTGTGAGTCacattattttatatgaaatttaTGTTTAAAATGAGAGATtcatattattttaactaattaTAAAGTGAGGGTAGGAAAATGTTTAAAAAAGAGTGTTTCAAACACATATCCTTAACATTTAGTCGATAATTTTTAAACACTCACTCTTGATATTTTGTAGTCGATCATTTTCAATTATATACAGTAGAAGGATATATGAGTGTACAATGAGTGTCGATCAATTTCAATTAGTAAGTTTGAATTATATCGATCattttcaattatatttaaCAATGAACATTTCAAATAATAGGTGTCGATCATTTACTGCATATAACTTATTATTAAAATAGTCCATAAATTATAACTTACTACGTAACAAATTAATTAGTCttagaattatatatttgtcaaactaattttacAATTTAATAGGATTGTTAAATTAGTACATAAATTATAACTTATTACTAACAAATTTGTCTCGGAATTATATAATTgtcaaacaaatttttacaaattaataGGATTACTTCAACGTTATTAAAAATCAGAGTTTCTTTTGTCTATTTACAAAATTCAGGAGTATTTAGTGTTCCACCTTTACAATTTTAGTAGGCGGAATAATAATTTACtcaacataaaattaaaaatactaatatttacttgttcaaaaataaatactaatatttaatttataatttataaaattaaagaaaagaaaagaacaagctaagatatatgtaatttttatatatattatatatatatattacaaaaataaaaaatacatatcaACACTTCTGCACTTGTTTTTTCTCTTGATTTGATCTGGTTTAGAAAGTAACAAGTGGTGGTTGTAATCATGagcaaataagaagaaaaaaaaaaaggcaaacaaacagaagaaaaaaaaaatgtaaaaaatatataattaagaaaaaaaaggcaaaaaaaaaaaaaaaagggatgaGGAGGACAAGTAAATCCAAAGGTAGAGATTGACCACATATATAATATAGGCCATTTAAGTCCCAATTAATATTAATAGAGCCTCTTCTCCTTATGCAATATTGGTAGGTTGAAAGGTCCTATATTGAGTAGCTAGCAAGGAGAACCTTTCTTACAATTAAGTGTACCAGCTGCTATTGTTATGGAACCGACAAGGGAAGATGGTCTTGCACTTAAGCTTGAAGCTCTTGCATAGCTAGATGAAGCTCCACCACCTGATGCAGTGAAAAATGCACCATTTACCATTAAGTCTCCTTCTGATCTCCAATTCCAATGCTTCCATTTACTCTCAGCTGCATCTTCATACTTTGTCACCTGCATAATATTCatcaatattaataaatataatgtaGATGAAGCTCTAACATAGACGAGTTAATTAAGTCACTTGATACTGGACACAGACAcattgacattttaaaaaatgaattaattgaacATAATCATGTGTCGGTGACACTGATATGTGTCAGACACCACCAGACTCATAAGTGTCGGTACTATTactgattaattaatttttgattagTTAAATTATTGTTAACCTCTTTGCTGAATCTGTTATTAGGAGCAACAAATCTGTTTCCTTGACTGTTAATTGTGGGATTAGCACTTCCTCCGATAGCATACATTTCCCAGTGAGTGTAATCATTGTTCACTACATGGAAATATCCAAGCCTACACCTGTAAATTTCACAAATACTTTTCGAAATTAACTTAGCAATAATATTGGTCCTACaaactaatagacaattaatcAAGAGAATTGACAAAAAAGTGATACAATTAGCCCCACATAGATTTCATGTATCTTTGATTTAGATTTGAGTTTGCGAAGCTATGCCACTAAAACtacacttttctttttctcaagtTCACTTTCCCTTATTAAATCACATGTTATTATTTTGGGGAGTTTAAtgaataaaatcaattttacctTGGCATCCTTTGAACAAGACCTTCACCAAAGTGGTTAAAAGCAATTGTGACTTGCATATTCTTATCTTGAGTATAAGAATCACTATGACCCAACAACATAACTTTATCATGGTGTGTCATGTAATTGTTAGAGATTGTTATAGCCGTTGATCCATGAATAGCATCAATCAAACCATCTTTACAATTAGACAAAGAACAATGATCAACCCAAACATGACTTCCACCAAAAATGGACACACCATCACCGTCCGATATAGTCCTCCACCCGAAATGTCGCGGGGAGTCCCTAACCATAGCATTCCCACCTTGTTTACAATCATGTATATTTATTCCATGGATGATAATATTGGTGACATATTGTATGGTAATGCATGGACCACCAGCAATGTGCACACTCGCGCCTCTACCATCAATTGTTTTGAAAGAATTCATGATTAATTCTTCTTTTAACTTGATCACCATGTCTCTAGCAAAGATTATCCATAATGGTTCAACTTGGATCACGGCGTGACGGAGTGTTCCCGGCTTTGGGTTCACCGGATTGTCATCGTTGGCATCATTTACAATGTAGATTTTACCGTCTCTTCCACCAATGGCGTTCTTCCCGAACCCAATTGCACAATCTGCTAGTCTTTGTCTGTTCTTCTCCCACTTGGAGTCACACCTCCAGCAATCATCAATAGGATTTCCACTCCCACAAGACAGGTATCCTAAATTCCTCCTTGCTACAGAGGCATTGATTTTCCtacaataaaaacatttttagtCTCTAAATTTTATAGAATAACTTCATTTATTTTCCTACAATGAAGTATGGAAGTAAGATATGATTGTAAACTTTTTACAATTATAGTACATTCATTTTTATGCAATGAATAAATTACCTATTTACTTCTTGGACTACCAATTCAGGGTTTTGAAGAGGTGAAGAGGAAATGAGGGTAGGCatgaaaagagagaagagaaataaaacaaaagtgAAAAGTGTGTTTGTCATGTTGGGGATGGGAGGGAGAGAAAATGGGGGAAAGAGTAATAATAAGAGAAAGGAGTAAAAGGAGAGAGGTGAGAAGGGGTGTAAGTAGGAGGGGgtgtatatataataaagaGATTATAAATAGCGTGATTAAACTAACTAACAAACATATGGGGCTCAAATGCTTCCTGATTTCTGGTTTCACGGGTTACTAATTTCTTGCTAGTTTTAGCCATTATTAAGTGAGGCCTAAATGATTGTGAAGGGGATTCAAATTTAATAAAACAgacaaaacaaatataataaaaagataaagtaTTGGGATATACAGTGAAACCATGTGACCTTTTTAACCAGCAATTGAAATACTGTAATATTTGGTTATACAGACTTGAGATGTAGACATTTAATTAGACTGATGTgtatttgtaaaaaattaaaattagattGATGTTAAAACTTACTCATACAATTCTACAACAGCTTTGAAAGGGTAGTTAATTAGGTTTTACccataattttaatcatgttATTATGCCAAATAGTcatcaattttattgaaaattaatttatgtaGGAAATTTGAAGTCACTTATTCTTGTCACATCGAATCCTTTTTTCCCCACTTTTTAGGAATATCGACGCAAAAACTTTCATGTCAAAGTACGATCCAATCATTTCTTATAAGCACCAAGATTTTTGCACCAATGTATGATTTAATCACTTCTTACATTCATCCACCTTATCTTATTTTGACTTGAGTGTCAGAGTGTTAATCCGTTTTACAGGTACATTTGCGATAACATATTACCACTTTAAAGACCTATCATCACCGTAATTATCTCAAGCTTCACCGGCAACTAGTTTTATTCAGATCAGAGCACCGACTATCCGCCTTTACAAGAGTATTGTTGATG
Coding sequences within it:
- the LOC123897035 gene encoding probable pectate lyase 5; this translates as MTNTLFTFVLFLFSLFMPTLISSSPLQNPELVVQEVNRKINASVARRNLGYLSCGSGNPIDDCWRCDSKWEKNRQRLADCAIGFGKNAIGGRDGKIYIVNDANDDNPVNPKPGTLRHAVIQVEPLWIIFARDMVIKLKEELIMNSFKTIDGRGASVHIAGGPCITIQYVTNIIIHGINIHDCKQGGNAMVRDSPRHFGWRTISDGDGVSIFGGSHVWVDHCSLSNCKDGLIDAIHGSTAITISNNYMTHHDKVMLLGHSDSYTQDKNMQVTIAFNHFGEGLVQRMPRCRLGYFHVVNNDYTHWEMYAIGGSANPTINSQGNRFVAPNNRFSKEVTKYEDAAESKWKHWNWRSEGDLMVNGAFFTASGGGASSSYARASSLSARPSSLVGSITIAAGTLNCKKGSPC